A single genomic interval of Aureliella helgolandensis harbors:
- a CDS encoding divalent metal cation transporter: MTETSAPNESAKITANREMLLDAQKRGGWAVLGVFTRLSGPGWLQSAITLGGGSLAGSLFLGVLGGTSLMWLQLLAITMGVVMLSAISYVTLSTGQRPFPAINRHINPVLGWGWLIATMMANIIWCMPQFSLCFAALQENLVGKSVGNSLGSKLAVSAVILAATFTVVMMNLKQGIGAKIFDLVLKTLVGMIVICFFGVVVYLSLEGTLDWGKILMGFIPNFSQLNQPTGDVAGLVAGLPESLQQFWTGRIVPEQRAVMIAAAATAVGINMTFLLPYSMLNRGWDKPFRGLARFDLSTGMAIPYVLVTSCVVIASASSFHAVIDDSLASTDPAVMSSSDYFKGVQPILAARLEYDLGSEAYQAMSEQEQLAAMANLSPEEKRIATSLVRRDAFQLSKSLAPLLGEDNANYVFGLGIFGMGFSTIIILMLINGYAFCELLGIKQGGWGFVVGCLIAGLAGAAWPMIWDGPAKLWLAILASSFGALLLPIAYFTFFLMMNNRDLMGDEKPKGGSMAIWNILMVMAIIVALAAAVTAVIEKASDPKAGWLVISVTIGYLVLVVLGFVLKSKAPATAK; the protein is encoded by the coding sequence ATGACCGAGACTTCGGCTCCCAACGAATCAGCCAAGATCACCGCCAATCGAGAAATGTTACTCGATGCACAAAAGCGTGGTGGCTGGGCGGTGCTCGGCGTGTTTACACGACTGTCAGGTCCCGGTTGGCTTCAGAGCGCAATTACGCTCGGCGGTGGCTCGCTAGCGGGCAGTTTGTTTCTGGGCGTGTTGGGCGGAACTAGCCTGATGTGGCTGCAACTCTTGGCCATCACCATGGGCGTGGTCATGCTGAGCGCCATCAGCTACGTCACGCTTTCGACTGGCCAAAGGCCGTTTCCAGCCATCAACCGCCATATCAATCCCGTCCTCGGATGGGGTTGGCTGATCGCCACGATGATGGCCAACATCATTTGGTGCATGCCTCAATTCAGCCTCTGCTTTGCTGCCTTGCAAGAGAATTTGGTGGGCAAATCGGTAGGCAACAGCCTGGGATCGAAGCTTGCGGTTTCAGCCGTGATCTTGGCGGCGACCTTCACCGTCGTGATGATGAATCTTAAACAAGGGATCGGAGCCAAGATCTTTGACTTGGTCCTCAAGACCTTGGTGGGAATGATCGTGATCTGCTTTTTCGGAGTGGTCGTCTACCTGAGCCTGGAAGGAACGCTCGACTGGGGAAAGATCCTGATGGGCTTCATCCCCAACTTTTCACAACTCAACCAGCCTACGGGCGATGTGGCCGGGTTAGTGGCGGGCTTGCCAGAATCGCTGCAGCAATTTTGGACCGGACGCATCGTACCGGAACAGCGCGCCGTGATGATCGCAGCGGCGGCCACTGCGGTGGGAATCAACATGACGTTCCTACTCCCTTACTCAATGCTCAATCGCGGCTGGGACAAGCCCTTCCGTGGACTAGCACGCTTCGATTTGAGCACCGGCATGGCGATCCCCTATGTCCTGGTAACGAGCTGTGTTGTGATTGCTTCCGCGTCGAGCTTCCATGCCGTTATTGACGACTCCTTGGCCAGCACAGACCCGGCAGTCATGTCGAGCAGCGACTATTTTAAGGGGGTACAGCCCATCCTGGCCGCCCGGCTAGAATACGACCTGGGAAGCGAGGCTTACCAAGCCATGAGCGAGCAGGAGCAGCTGGCGGCTATGGCGAACCTCAGTCCTGAAGAAAAGCGCATTGCCACATCCTTGGTACGTCGCGACGCTTTCCAGCTCTCGAAATCCCTGGCCCCACTACTGGGCGAAGACAATGCCAATTACGTTTTTGGACTGGGCATCTTTGGCATGGGATTCTCCACCATCATTATTTTGATGCTGATCAACGGCTATGCCTTTTGTGAACTGCTGGGAATCAAGCAAGGTGGCTGGGGATTCGTCGTCGGATGCCTGATCGCAGGCTTAGCCGGCGCCGCCTGGCCCATGATTTGGGATGGCCCGGCCAAGCTGTGGTTAGCCATTTTGGCCTCCAGCTTCGGTGCGCTGCTATTGCCGATCGCCTATTTCACCTTCTTCCTGATGATGAACAATCGGGATCTGATGGGAGACGAAAAACCGAAGGGTGGCAGCATGGCAATCTGGAATATCCTGATGGTGATGGCCATTATTGTCGCCCTGGCCGCCGCTGTGACTGCCGTAATTGAGAAAGCGTCCGATCCCAAGGCGGGCTGGCTGGTCATCAGCGTAACGATTGGGTATCTGGTCTTAGTCGTACTCGGCTTTGTTCTCAAATCCAAGGCACCAGCCACGGCTAAGTAG
- the arfB gene encoding alternative ribosome rescue aminoacyl-tRNA hydrolase ArfB — protein MSGIQVSANLEIPEEQLEWSFSRSSGPGGQNVNKVNSKATLRWRPQPGALAPGVWKRFRQNAKRFISTAGEVVIQSQEYRDQPQNIEACREKLRELLRASLTPPKRRVATKPTRASKRRRLDEKKQRSDKKKSRQNKDFH, from the coding sequence GTGTCTGGTATTCAAGTCTCCGCAAACCTGGAGATTCCGGAAGAACAACTGGAATGGTCGTTCTCCCGGAGTAGCGGTCCTGGGGGGCAGAACGTCAACAAGGTAAATAGCAAAGCGACTCTGCGCTGGAGGCCTCAGCCTGGTGCGCTCGCCCCGGGTGTGTGGAAACGATTTCGGCAGAATGCCAAGCGGTTCATCTCCACCGCGGGGGAGGTCGTGATCCAGTCGCAAGAGTACCGCGATCAACCGCAGAATATTGAAGCTTGCCGTGAAAAGTTGCGCGAACTCCTGCGAGCTTCGTTGACGCCTCCCAAGCGGAGGGTTGCGACCAAGCCAACTCGGGCTTCGAAGCGGCGGCGATTGGATGAAAAGAAACAACGCTCTGACAAAAAGAAGTCGCGTCAGAACAAAGATTTTCATTGA
- a CDS encoding hsp70 family protein: MQVTDQVELDGFEEELSRYIVGIDLGTTNCAVAYLDATKETAAIQYFPVQQWVDFGTVEARELLPSFLYQPLASEIEALQGAGEADAFDTHVVGSLARDRGLQLPGRQVSSAKSWLCHAGVDRRGQILPWHNDEGVEKLSPVEASSRYLAQIRWAWDQAFKSHPLADQDIVLTLPASFDQVARQLTIEAAAAAGLERILPIEEPQAAFYAWLYRHRRTWEQTVAPGQTILVCDIGGGTTDFTLIRVREASTKAAESTNETLDAQDRSQLSLHRVAVGQHLILGGDNIDLALAKAAESKLTAGKTLPPRSWDALRQACRVAKETLLSESVQDAYTVHLPGSGSKLVGGGQQVEITRDEVRHTVLDGFFPQCDLQDHPQAQQAGFQEFGLPFATDAAITKHLASFLWSHRYDGRTDDERNQLSDLAAARPDWVLFNGGVMTSSQLRNRLVEVIGSWFSKTEGLPNGWLPGLLDGERMDRAVAVGATYFGHVRRGNGVRIEAKLACSYYIQTSLHPRQGVCVVPGSASPGDRFRLTEMPMDLTVGQPVQFPMVYSSTRLADRAGDVVPLTDEEFADLPALRTVVELSGRRRQETLPVYVEVELSQIGTLQMYCHAIDSEQRWKLEFDVRGSTQTDHSAGDGSATELGVLDEELAERAHHEIASLFGEGATAKPSRLIPSLTQTLGRKRDAWPPSLLRSMWADLMEFSEGRRQSAAHEARWLNALGYSLRPGYGLAADDWRVAQTWRAVHGKLAFPAVSSRNESLILWRRIAGGFTAGQQLTVFQQVASPLRNSLDPQRRAKGGGGGNAAELSELLRLVGSLELLPKSDKSQLGDWLIQLLHARKYEASQAAMLWTLGRLGSRLPTYGPLNCVVDTERVESWLRALLKRTVDNASYPLALMLCARKVGDRYRDIDDDLRLDVLAQLESGDSPEHYRKLVREGGQLESEEASQILGEALPLGLTLR; the protein is encoded by the coding sequence ATGCAAGTGACGGACCAAGTCGAATTGGATGGTTTTGAAGAAGAGCTCAGTCGCTATATCGTCGGTATAGATCTGGGCACAACCAACTGTGCAGTGGCCTATCTCGACGCCACCAAGGAGACCGCTGCAATCCAGTACTTTCCGGTCCAGCAATGGGTCGATTTTGGGACGGTCGAAGCCCGTGAGCTGCTCCCCTCGTTTCTCTACCAACCTCTCGCAAGTGAAATCGAGGCCCTGCAAGGGGCGGGCGAGGCGGATGCCTTCGACACCCATGTGGTGGGAAGTCTGGCCCGCGACCGTGGCCTCCAATTACCTGGACGCCAAGTCTCCTCGGCCAAGAGCTGGCTGTGCCATGCCGGGGTCGATCGTCGGGGGCAGATCCTTCCCTGGCATAACGATGAAGGCGTCGAGAAACTCTCCCCCGTCGAAGCCAGTTCACGCTATTTGGCTCAAATCCGCTGGGCCTGGGACCAAGCTTTCAAGTCCCACCCACTGGCCGATCAAGACATCGTGCTGACGCTGCCCGCCTCCTTTGACCAAGTTGCGCGGCAGCTCACGATTGAAGCAGCAGCGGCTGCGGGGCTAGAGCGAATCTTGCCGATCGAAGAACCCCAAGCAGCATTCTACGCTTGGCTGTATCGGCATCGCCGCACCTGGGAACAAACCGTAGCGCCTGGGCAAACTATCTTGGTGTGTGACATCGGGGGAGGTACGACCGATTTCACCCTAATCCGAGTGCGTGAGGCCTCCACCAAGGCGGCTGAGAGCACCAATGAAACCTTGGACGCACAGGACCGTAGCCAACTGTCACTCCACCGAGTCGCCGTTGGCCAGCACTTGATCTTGGGTGGTGACAATATCGATTTAGCGCTGGCCAAAGCTGCGGAGTCGAAGCTCACCGCCGGCAAGACACTGCCACCTCGCAGCTGGGACGCCTTGCGGCAAGCCTGCCGGGTTGCCAAAGAAACTCTGTTGAGCGAGTCTGTTCAAGACGCCTACACGGTCCACCTACCAGGCAGCGGTTCCAAGCTGGTGGGAGGCGGACAACAAGTAGAAATTACACGCGATGAAGTGCGTCACACGGTCTTGGACGGCTTCTTTCCTCAATGCGATCTGCAGGACCACCCCCAGGCGCAGCAGGCTGGGTTTCAAGAGTTTGGCTTGCCCTTTGCGACCGATGCCGCCATCACCAAACACCTCGCCTCTTTCCTTTGGAGCCATCGCTACGACGGGCGGACCGATGACGAGCGGAACCAGTTGAGCGACTTGGCGGCGGCCAGACCCGACTGGGTCTTGTTCAACGGCGGAGTCATGACCAGCAGTCAACTCCGCAACCGACTCGTAGAAGTCATAGGCAGCTGGTTCTCCAAGACGGAGGGGCTGCCTAACGGATGGCTCCCCGGCCTGCTCGATGGAGAGCGCATGGATCGGGCCGTGGCGGTCGGGGCAACCTACTTCGGGCATGTACGGCGAGGCAATGGAGTGCGGATCGAAGCCAAATTGGCTTGCTCCTACTACATCCAAACATCGCTCCATCCGCGTCAGGGAGTCTGCGTCGTGCCCGGTTCGGCCAGCCCAGGAGACCGCTTTCGCCTCACAGAGATGCCGATGGATTTGACCGTGGGCCAACCGGTCCAATTTCCGATGGTCTACTCCAGTACCCGGCTGGCAGATCGTGCGGGAGACGTCGTCCCCTTGACCGACGAGGAGTTCGCGGACTTGCCCGCGTTACGTACCGTGGTCGAATTGTCAGGACGACGACGTCAAGAAACGCTGCCGGTTTATGTCGAGGTTGAACTGAGTCAAATTGGTACTCTGCAAATGTATTGCCATGCCATCGACTCCGAGCAGCGATGGAAGCTCGAGTTCGACGTTCGAGGAAGCACGCAGACGGATCACTCCGCGGGGGACGGCTCGGCGACGGAACTTGGTGTCCTGGACGAGGAGTTGGCCGAACGAGCTCATCATGAAATCGCCAGCTTATTCGGGGAGGGTGCCACTGCGAAACCGTCGCGTTTGATCCCCAGCTTGACGCAGACCTTGGGACGCAAGCGGGATGCTTGGCCTCCCAGCCTACTCCGCAGCATGTGGGCCGATCTGATGGAATTCAGCGAGGGACGCCGCCAGAGCGCCGCCCATGAGGCACGCTGGCTCAATGCACTCGGGTATAGCTTGCGCCCCGGTTATGGACTGGCGGCCGATGACTGGCGGGTGGCTCAGACGTGGCGTGCGGTACATGGCAAACTGGCATTCCCGGCGGTCAGCTCGCGCAACGAATCACTAATCCTTTGGCGCCGCATCGCCGGTGGTTTTACCGCCGGTCAGCAGTTGACGGTTTTCCAGCAAGTGGCCTCTCCCTTGCGAAACTCGCTGGATCCGCAGCGACGCGCCAAGGGTGGGGGTGGTGGCAATGCAGCCGAACTCTCAGAATTGCTGCGGCTGGTCGGCTCCCTGGAATTGCTCCCCAAGTCCGACAAGTCGCAACTGGGCGACTGGTTGATCCAACTCTTGCATGCTAGGAAATACGAAGCGAGCCAAGCAGCCATGCTCTGGACGCTAGGCCGATTGGGAAGTCGCCTGCCGACCTATGGACCGCTCAACTGCGTGGTCGACACCGAGCGGGTGGAGAGCTGGCTCCGCGCACTCCTGAAACGCACGGTCGACAATGCGAGCTACCCGCTAGCGCTAATGCTGTGCGCTCGCAAAGTCGGCGATCGCTACCGAGATATCGATGACGACCTGCGCCTCGACGTCCTGGCCCAGCTCGAGTCAGGTGACTCTCCGGAGCATTACCGGAAGCTGGTTCGCGAAGGAGGCCAACTCGAAAGCGAAGAAGCCTCACAAATCTTGGGCGAAGCTCTCCCACTAGGACTAACGCTTCGCTAG
- a CDS encoding Hsp70 family protein, translated as MNRRYSIGIDLGTTNCVVAYASLEAEQPEIKVLKVQQISAPSQTESLESLPSFLYVPRDQELESGVFNLPDAPTYPVVSGVYARNMSADQPERTIAAAKSWLCHSGVDRHAAILPWESPQEVTKYSPVAAIRILLERLVDAWQAAFPGEPLREQLVTLTVPASFDMSARELTREAALAAGLPDDFILLEEPQAAVYHWLEKTGDGWRKAVSEGDSLLVCDVGGGTTDLTLVRVEQEGGELTLRRLAVGNHLLVGGDNMDLALAHFAAAKFAEKGTKLNAWQAVSLWHACRRAKESLLTLDGRETETVSVLGRGSKLVGGTVSIELNRQEVQQLLVEGFFPLVASDSRPVREPHSGFQELGLPFESDSGITRHISEFLANNATDSTGGFHLLLNGGVFRGVALRGRLKEAVEALRPEASSVTNLGGPEDLDHAVARGAAYYGWTKESGGVRIRGGTIRSYYVGIETAGLAIPGMPRPLQAVCVVPFGMEEGTEQDVPGREVGLVVGREAKFRFFAAANRKEDAVGTTLRQWDEEELVETSPMELTLDVDEAPEGGFIPVRFHSRISELGVFELWCKSAQDEQSWKLEFSIREDQDGAEAQVN; from the coding sequence ATGAACAGAAGATATTCGATCGGAATCGATCTTGGGACTACGAATTGTGTCGTGGCCTATGCGAGTCTTGAGGCAGAGCAACCCGAGATCAAGGTACTCAAGGTCCAGCAGATTTCGGCTCCCAGTCAAACGGAATCTCTCGAGAGTCTGCCGAGCTTCCTATACGTCCCCAGAGATCAAGAGCTTGAATCTGGAGTTTTCAACCTGCCAGACGCCCCGACCTACCCGGTGGTCAGCGGAGTCTACGCGCGCAACATGTCTGCCGATCAACCCGAGCGGACCATTGCGGCGGCCAAGAGCTGGCTGTGCCATAGTGGCGTCGATCGCCATGCGGCCATTCTCCCGTGGGAGAGTCCTCAGGAAGTCACAAAGTACTCACCGGTAGCTGCGATTCGAATCCTGCTCGAGCGTTTGGTCGACGCTTGGCAAGCAGCCTTTCCCGGCGAGCCGCTGCGAGAACAATTGGTCACCCTAACGGTCCCCGCCTCGTTTGACATGTCAGCCCGGGAGCTAACGCGGGAAGCTGCATTGGCGGCCGGCTTGCCCGACGACTTCATTCTACTGGAAGAGCCCCAAGCAGCCGTCTACCACTGGCTCGAGAAGACGGGCGACGGGTGGCGGAAGGCGGTTTCCGAAGGGGACAGCCTGCTCGTCTGCGACGTCGGCGGTGGCACGACCGACCTAACCTTGGTGCGTGTGGAACAAGAGGGAGGCGAATTGACGTTGCGCCGGCTGGCAGTGGGCAATCACCTACTGGTCGGTGGCGACAACATGGATTTGGCCTTAGCCCACTTTGCTGCAGCCAAGTTTGCAGAGAAGGGTACGAAGCTCAATGCTTGGCAAGCGGTCTCGCTGTGGCACGCTTGCCGACGCGCCAAGGAATCATTGTTGACGTTGGATGGCAGGGAAACAGAGACCGTCTCCGTCCTCGGCCGCGGTTCGAAGCTGGTCGGCGGCACGGTGAGTATTGAACTCAATCGCCAAGAGGTTCAGCAGTTGCTGGTGGAAGGCTTCTTCCCACTGGTAGCCTCCGATTCGAGGCCTGTCCGTGAGCCCCATTCCGGGTTTCAAGAGCTGGGGTTGCCGTTCGAATCCGACTCCGGCATCACTCGGCACATTTCGGAGTTCCTTGCCAACAACGCGACCGATTCGACAGGTGGTTTTCACCTACTGCTCAACGGTGGCGTCTTTCGCGGCGTTGCCCTGCGAGGCCGACTGAAGGAAGCGGTCGAAGCATTGCGGCCAGAAGCCAGCTCGGTCACGAACCTCGGAGGACCGGAGGATCTCGACCACGCTGTGGCGCGAGGTGCAGCATACTACGGCTGGACGAAAGAGAGCGGCGGCGTTCGAATTCGGGGTGGCACCATCCGAAGTTACTATGTCGGAATCGAAACAGCGGGACTGGCGATTCCGGGCATGCCGCGTCCATTGCAAGCGGTGTGCGTGGTCCCCTTTGGAATGGAGGAGGGAACCGAGCAGGATGTCCCCGGCCGCGAGGTCGGTTTGGTGGTCGGACGCGAGGCCAAGTTTCGCTTTTTTGCCGCGGCCAATCGAAAAGAGGATGCGGTCGGCACCACGCTACGCCAATGGGATGAAGAGGAGTTGGTCGAGACCTCCCCCATGGAACTCACCCTCGACGTAGACGAAGCACCTGAGGGTGGCTTCATCCCGGTTCGTTTCCATAGCCGCATCTCAGAACTGGGCGTCTTCGAACTGTGGTGCAAGAGTGCTCAAGACGAGCAGAGCTGGAAGCTGGAATTCAGCATCCGTGAAGATCAAGATGGTGCGGAAGCGCAGGTAAACTAA
- a CDS encoding DUF2760 domain-containing protein yields MAIGVAFKAFFATLFDREVSHRVQQALDGSLRIEATASAQDEKTGKPQSQAASAPRAQTPPAPARSEALTLLSTLQREARLLDLVHESLDGFEDAQVGAAAREVLRDCRKTLDRLFNIEPLSEVEEGEKLSVDAQASPNRLRVTGNTDATHGEVTHRGWKASRCEVPKWNGKRDDAWVLAPVEVDA; encoded by the coding sequence ATGGCTATAGGTGTTGCTTTTAAGGCGTTCTTTGCCACTTTATTTGATCGCGAGGTCTCCCACCGCGTCCAACAAGCTCTCGACGGTAGTTTGCGGATTGAGGCAACCGCATCGGCTCAGGACGAGAAAACCGGCAAACCCCAATCGCAGGCGGCGTCTGCTCCACGGGCCCAGACACCCCCAGCCCCTGCGCGAAGCGAAGCCTTGACGCTGCTCAGCACGCTGCAGCGCGAAGCCCGCTTGCTCGACTTAGTGCACGAATCACTCGATGGATTTGAGGATGCGCAGGTGGGCGCGGCCGCCCGCGAAGTCCTGCGAGATTGCCGCAAAACACTCGATCGCTTATTCAATATCGAACCGCTGTCAGAGGTCGAGGAGGGCGAGAAGCTGAGCGTAGATGCACAGGCCTCCCCGAATCGCCTTAGGGTCACCGGAAACACAGATGCGACGCACGGAGAAGTCACCCACCGGGGCTGGAAGGCGAGCCGTTGTGAGGTGCCGAAATGGAATGGTAAGCGAGACGATGCCTGGGTGCTCGCTCCAGTCGAAGTCGACGCATGA
- a CDS encoding PQQ-binding-like beta-propeller repeat protein, producing the protein MLETFQVLRIFMGHCRPIALIASCSLLSGLSNLALADDWPQWMGPHRDGVYREAGIVAEIPDAGLPVKWRMPIAAGYSGPAVADGRVFVTDYVKESGTSTNNSGGRDLLTGQERILCFDAQTGKELWKHEYSRPYNLSYAAGPRATPTVDGERVYMLGAEGDLTCLKSESGEVVWHRQLAEEFKTESPIWGHAAHPLVHGDHLYCLAGGAGSVVVALDKKSGAVQWQALSAAEIGYCPPTVQTLGGREQLVIWHAESINGLDLKTGEVWWTYDLKPRYGMSIAAPQFSGNTMFASGIGEISAVVEFDATGKPAETLWTGRPKIGVYSGNATALIDGTNVYGADCGSGEYIAVDLLTGKRHWETFALTTGGERRASHGTAFTVKHEDRFLLFTETGDLVIVKMSPAGFDEQGRMHVLDPTNECFGREVVWSHPAFAVRSMFARNDKELVCIDLAE; encoded by the coding sequence TTGCTGGAGACCTTCCAAGTGTTGCGGATTTTCATGGGGCACTGTCGGCCCATCGCTCTTATCGCCTCTTGCTCCCTGCTTTCCGGTCTTTCGAACCTGGCGTTGGCGGACGATTGGCCGCAGTGGATGGGACCGCACCGCGATGGGGTGTATCGCGAGGCGGGGATCGTGGCTGAGATTCCTGACGCAGGTTTGCCCGTCAAATGGAGGATGCCCATCGCTGCGGGGTACTCCGGCCCAGCTGTCGCCGATGGACGCGTTTTTGTTACCGACTATGTCAAGGAGTCGGGGACGAGTACTAACAACTCGGGAGGTCGCGATCTCCTGACCGGGCAAGAGCGGATCTTGTGCTTCGATGCGCAAACAGGCAAGGAGCTGTGGAAGCACGAATATTCGCGTCCCTACAACCTCTCCTACGCCGCTGGCCCTCGCGCAACGCCGACCGTCGACGGCGAACGGGTCTATATGCTCGGCGCTGAAGGAGATCTAACCTGTTTGAAGTCGGAGTCTGGCGAGGTTGTTTGGCACAGACAGCTAGCGGAAGAGTTTAAGACGGAGTCTCCTATTTGGGGGCACGCCGCTCATCCACTCGTTCACGGTGATCACCTCTATTGTCTAGCGGGTGGCGCTGGGAGTGTCGTTGTTGCCCTAGATAAGAAAAGTGGAGCGGTGCAATGGCAAGCCTTGTCCGCTGCCGAAATTGGCTATTGTCCTCCCACGGTCCAAACGCTGGGGGGACGAGAGCAATTGGTCATCTGGCATGCCGAATCGATCAACGGACTCGATCTCAAGACGGGCGAAGTCTGGTGGACCTACGACCTTAAGCCTCGCTATGGCATGTCGATCGCCGCGCCCCAATTTAGCGGAAATACGATGTTCGCCAGCGGCATTGGTGAGATTTCTGCGGTCGTGGAATTTGATGCCACCGGTAAGCCGGCAGAGACGTTGTGGACTGGCCGGCCGAAGATCGGTGTCTATTCGGGTAACGCTACTGCATTGATTGACGGAACCAATGTCTATGGAGCAGACTGCGGGTCGGGAGAGTACATTGCCGTCGATCTACTGACCGGCAAGCGCCACTGGGAAACCTTTGCCCTGACGACTGGCGGCGAACGTCGGGCCTCCCATGGAACGGCCTTTACGGTCAAGCACGAAGACCGCTTTCTGCTGTTCACCGAAACGGGGGACCTGGTGATCGTCAAAATGTCGCCAGCTGGCTTCGATGAGCAAGGGCGGATGCACGTCCTCGATCCCACCAATGAGTGCTTTGGTCGCGAAGTCGTGTGGAGCCATCCCGCCTTTGCTGTCCGCAGCATGTTTGCGCGCAACGACAAGGAGCTTGTCTGCATCGACTTGGCGGAATAG
- a CDS encoding LamG-like jellyroll fold domain-containing protein, which produces MPSILSRAFLGGLTAFLLPCLALAHEGADGEHSHAHASTVMTTRTDAQVIPPLKAEDVFHFIVYGDRTGGVPAGLKVLEQAVEDSNLLDPDLVMTVGDLIQGYNQEPEWLEQMAEYQEIMNRLKMRWFPVAGNHDVYWRGQGAAPAGQHEANYEKHFGPLWYSFSHKNAGFIVLFSDEGDAATNRKGFSEAALQMMSDAQLEFLDKALKELSGQDHVFVFLHHPRWIGGGYTGSNWNLVHQKLVAAGNVSAVFAGHIHHMRYDGPTDGIEYYTLATTGGNLSGDIPDAGYLHHLNMVTVRQDRISVSALPIGAVIDPRDFTPEFLAEVAQARSIRPIAKSDATVLQADGSSTGEVTYTLTNPCPREADVTLMFDTGNKSTYWMSTLDHEHFTLAPKETREVTFSLHRQAGNTEHFAIPAVRMELEYISQTARVRLPAVIAPIELQLGEVPADYFANSTPHCLLVENEQGAVRIASDDIKMEDGPMTLEAWVQPTQLAGFSGLIAKTQSSEYAIFCDEGVPQFDLHVGGRYVSAKAKDVLSLDQWTHVAGQFDGSSLKLFINGKEVANVAAEGKRRFNDLPLFIGADPNQSGTPTRAFQGKIDEVRLSKAALYSGDFTPETVVTPSEDTVLLMHLDKQLGPFTLDHSNSAAEATLGRTSKLVPVDR; this is translated from the coding sequence ATGCCCTCCATTCTCTCGCGCGCGTTCCTCGGAGGCTTGACCGCCTTCCTTTTACCATGCTTGGCCCTAGCCCATGAGGGGGCTGACGGCGAGCATTCCCATGCTCATGCATCCACGGTCATGACGACTCGGACGGACGCCCAGGTAATTCCACCGCTTAAAGCCGAGGATGTATTCCACTTCATCGTTTACGGTGACCGCACTGGTGGAGTCCCTGCCGGTCTCAAAGTCCTGGAACAGGCGGTCGAAGACAGCAATCTGCTCGACCCGGACTTGGTGATGACGGTGGGAGATCTCATCCAAGGCTACAACCAAGAGCCGGAGTGGCTGGAGCAAATGGCGGAATATCAGGAAATCATGAATCGACTCAAGATGCGTTGGTTCCCCGTGGCGGGAAATCACGACGTCTACTGGCGGGGCCAGGGTGCAGCCCCGGCGGGACAGCACGAAGCGAATTACGAAAAGCATTTCGGCCCGCTGTGGTACTCCTTCAGCCACAAAAATGCAGGCTTTATCGTACTCTTCTCTGACGAAGGAGATGCAGCCACCAACCGCAAGGGATTCAGCGAGGCCGCGCTGCAAATGATGAGCGATGCACAGCTCGAATTCCTCGACAAAGCACTGAAAGAGCTCAGTGGCCAAGACCACGTGTTTGTATTCCTACACCACCCACGCTGGATCGGCGGCGGCTACACGGGTAGCAATTGGAACCTCGTGCATCAAAAATTGGTCGCAGCTGGCAATGTCTCGGCCGTTTTCGCGGGGCACATCCACCACATGCGCTACGACGGTCCCACCGACGGCATCGAATACTACACGCTGGCCACTACCGGCGGCAATCTTTCCGGCGACATTCCCGACGCAGGTTATTTGCACCACTTAAACATGGTCACCGTTCGCCAAGATCGCATCAGCGTCTCGGCATTGCCCATCGGAGCGGTCATCGACCCACGCGACTTTACGCCAGAGTTTCTAGCAGAAGTGGCGCAGGCGCGGTCCATTCGCCCGATCGCCAAGAGCGACGCCACCGTCCTGCAAGCCGACGGATCGTCGACTGGCGAAGTGACCTACACGCTTACCAATCCCTGCCCACGTGAGGCGGATGTAACGTTGATGTTTGATACCGGCAACAAGTCCACCTACTGGATGTCCACGCTCGACCATGAACACTTCACCTTGGCCCCCAAGGAGACGCGTGAAGTCACGTTCAGCCTGCATCGCCAAGCGGGCAATACAGAGCATTTCGCCATTCCAGCGGTCCGCATGGAACTCGAGTACATCAGCCAAACCGCGCGAGTTCGCTTGCCTGCCGTCATCGCTCCCATTGAATTGCAGTTGGGTGAAGTTCCCGCCGATTATTTTGCGAACAGCACACCCCATTGCTTGCTAGTTGAGAATGAGCAGGGGGCGGTTCGCATCGCTTCCGACGATATCAAAATGGAAGATGGCCCAATGACGCTGGAGGCTTGGGTACAACCAACTCAGCTGGCCGGCTTCAGCGGATTGATCGCCAAGACCCAGTCTTCCGAATACGCGATCTTCTGCGATGAAGGAGTGCCTCAGTTCGACCTGCACGTTGGCGGTCGCTACGTGAGCGCCAAAGCTAAAGATGTCCTGAGCCTCGACCAGTGGACGCACGTTGCTGGCCAATTCGACGGTTCGTCCCTCAAGCTGTTTATCAACGGCAAGGAAGTGGCGAATGTCGCAGCCGAGGGTAAGCGTCGGTTCAACGACCTACCACTATTCATCGGTGCCGATCCCAATCAAAGCGGCACACCGACCCGCGCATTCCAAGGCAAAATCGATGAAGTCCGACTGTCCAAAGCGGCTCTTTACTCGGGAGACTTCACGCCTGAAACGGTAGTGACACCTTCCGAGGACACCGTCTTGCTCATGCATCTCGACAAGCAACTGGGCCCCTTCACCTTGGATCACAGCAATTCTGCAGCTGAAGCCACCTTGGGCCGAACTTCCAAGCTTGTGCCAGTTGACCGATAG